The Fusarium oxysporum Fo47 chromosome II, complete sequence genome includes a region encoding these proteins:
- a CDS encoding FAD-linked oxidoreductase-like protein: SIGFVIDAEQSWYQPVIDSLTDELMQKYNTLNGPATCIASFQAYLRRYPQLLDQQIARAEERGYKLLFKQIRGAYMVTEAERCKTDGKQGHSPVWPTKEEIDASFNYGIEKTVATIAQQVRETGHSKLSAVFATHNSISVGLGLDLLQKHGLARRNDENGKLVVSKEIAGSFAFAQLYGKLSFLRSRMKDDLTNKITGSIEAEGGLPLVVKSMSYGDLKECLPFLARRAIENKAVLEGRGGAAAERVRLGREICRRIL, translated from the exons agcattggCTTTGTTATCGATGCTGAGCAGTCTTGGTACCAGCCCGTCATCGACAGTCTCACAGACGAGCTCATGCAAAAGTACAACACCTTGAATGGCCCCGCCACCTGCATCGCCTCGTTCCAAGCTTACCTTCGCCGATACCCCCAGCTCCTCGACCAGCAGATCGCCCGTGCTGAAGAGCGTGGCTACAAACTGCTCTTCAAACAGATCCGAGGAGCATACATGGTAACAGAGGCTGAGCGGTGTAAGACAGATGGTAAACAAGGACACAGCCCCGTATGGCCAACcaaggaagagattgatGCAAGCTTTAACTATGGTATCGAGAAGACTGTGGCCACTATTGCTCAACAGGTGCGAGAAACAGGTCATTCTAAGCTCAGCGCCGTTTTCGCTACCCACAACTCCATCAGCGTCGGTCTCGGGCTGGACCTACTACAAAAGCATGGATTGGCTCGGCGAAACGATGAGAACGGAAAGCTAGTGGTGTCCAAGGAAATAGCCGGCAGTTTCGCATTTGCCCAGTTGTACGGCAAGTTGTCATTTCTGCGAAGCC GAATGAAGGATGACCTCACCAACAAGATTACTGGTTCGATAGAAGCGGAAGGAGGCTTGCCGCTTGTGGTCAAGTCAATGAGCTACGGCGACTTGAAGGAGTGTCTGCCTTTCCTGGCTAGACGAGCGATAGAAAACAAGGCTGTCCTTGAGGGACGAGGTGGAGCTGCTGCAGAGAGAGTTCGACTTGGTCGTGAGATATGTAGACGTATTTTG
- a CDS encoding DJ-1/PfpI family protein: MAPISVGSLVYGYQAIDIIAFRLGLNLDPVHLIADIAIMPSCTVDNAPELGIRIFGRPGPAGFRLDPKFAEYIRHHVAVGKLHFTNCTSAFVAAKAGVLNGRAATVNHVKYKEVKKRQPSEKYSTELFTAAAMGLKYEPRNSEGILDIIPKRYDPSGKQISMYVFKYYESY; this comes from the exons ATGGCTCCTATTAGTGTTGGTTCTTTGGTTTATGGGTACCAAGCCATCGATATTATCGC ATTTCGCCTTGGCTTAAATCTAGATCCTGTGCATCTTATCGCTGATATTGCTATTATGCCTAGCTGCACCGTTGACAATGCGCCTGAACTTGGTATCCGGATATTCGGCAGGCCTGGCCCTGCAGGGTTCAGGCTTGACCCAAAGTTTGCTGAATACATTCGGCACCATGTGGCAGTCGGAAAGCTGCATTTCACCAACTGCACCAGCGCTTTCGTAGCCGCAAAAGCAGGTGTTCTAAATGGCAGGGCGGCAACAGTCAATCACGTTAAATACAAAGAGGTAAAGAAGCGACAACCTTCG GAAAAGTATAGTACAGAACTTTTTACTGCAGCTGCTATGGGCCTTAAATATGAACCGAGGAACAGCGAGGGGATACTAGACATCATTCCTAAGAGGTATGACCCTTCTGGAAAGCAGATCTCTATGTATGTCTTTAAATATTACGAATCTTACTAG
- a CDS encoding Aldehyde/histidinol dehydrogenase, whose translation MSTFPYPEPANAGDLSYAPASEERRLLKEALAEAEKSVFKIPTIVNGERIYSGRKSYQVNPWNRRAPLSEYHEADQETRAAVYKRAAQLVEGKYRWKIMAATMIGQGKTCGQAEGDCIAEVIDTLNFHVYFCHQLYQQQPPKQTDSAYSSLDYRPLEGFILAISPFNFTALGAHIAFTPAILDNVILWKPSPMAVLSNYLLYQIFEEAGLPSGVVQFLPVADPKIVVEPALASRDFSGLHYTGSSAVLRSLTSQIGTNTATYKTFPRIVGESGGKNFHLVHNSFDDVDWLASAAVRSAYEFQGQKCSALSRLFVPESLWEKGDLKKSLLREAAKFTHGDDIKQIHHPLGPIVSEAAFNRFGEFIQQAKKEGHELIYGGRQDGSKGFFLQPAIFEVNPSDQSGESDLMTKEIFGPLFAVQTYDDASPTGFEDVCDLIDRTTEYGLAGAVFSRDRYAVQIASDRLRDSVGMLVINDKCTGAVIGANPFGGARSSGTNDTFTISITSNSALPSCLLLRTWFSILKSVFLDKMEKRLITTVGTKVSKQRVEKELSEHSSKLEVLLAKDNVRAVEQADVVILAFKPVKREEVFAAPGIKEALRGKLVISIMAGVSIKELNRLALEQGDPIPVQAVRAMPNMAAKIRQAVTLYTVSEASFSDKNKDLTAWVFSQVGEAQQIPETNFDISAVLVGCAGSLLLLAVDGLLDAAVAEGVKRPEATKMVVSSAIGMLGLVPAGNHPSVLRENIASPGGCSIRALLELEKLGVRSAYTTAILTAAEKSKGLSK comes from the exons ATGTCTACTTTTCCTTACCCCGAGCCAGCTAACGCTGGAGAT CTTTCATATGCACCAGCCTCCGAGGAGCGCAGGCTCTTGAAGGAAGCCCTAGCCGAAGCGGAAAAGAGCGTCTTTAAAATTCCAACTATCGTCAATGGCGAGAGAATCTACTCCGGCCGTAAGAGCTACCAAGTCAACCCTTGGAACCGAAGGGCTCCTTTGTCAGAGTACCACGAAGCCGACCAAGAAACC CGAGCAGCCGTTTACAAGCGCGCGGCCCAACTTGTCGAGGGCAAATACCGATGGAAGATTATGGCTGCTACCATGATCGGGCAAGGCAAGACGTGCGGACAGGCTGAGGGTGATTGCATTGCTGAAGTTATCGACACCCTCAACTTTCACGTTTATTTTTGTCACCAGCTCTACCAGCAACAGCCTCCCAAACAAACCGACTCAGCATACAGTAGCCTGGACTACCGGCCTCTAGAGGGCTTTATACTTGCTATCTCACCATTCAACTTCACCGCCCTTGGCGCACACATTGCTTTCACGCCGGCCATCCTGGACAATGTGATACTCTGGAAGCCGTCTCCTATGGCAGTCTTGTCTAACTACCTTCTCTACCAGATTTTCGAGGAGGCTGGGCTTCCTAGCGGTGTTGTCCAGTTTTTACCAGTAGCAGATCCTAAGATTGTGGTTGAGCCCGCGCTCGCTAGCCGGGACTTCTCTGGACTTCACTACACCGGCTCCTCAGCcgtcttgagaagcttgaccTCCCAAATTGGCACTAACACCGCTACTTACAAGACGTTCCCCCGCATCGTGGGAGAGAGCGGTGGCAAGAACTTTCACCTTGTCCACAATTCTTTTGACGATGTTGACTGGCTAGCCTCGGCCGCTGTCCGGTCGGCTTATGAGTTCCAGGGTCAAAAGTGCAGTGCCTTGTCACGCCTTTTCGTTCCCGAATCACTTTGGGAGAAGGGCGACTTGAAGAAGTCCTTGCTGAGAGAAGCCGCCAAGTTCACACACGGTGACGATATTAAACAAATCCATCACCCCTTAGGCCCCATCGTTTCTGAGGCAGCGTTCAACCGCTTTGGTGAATTCATTCAGCAGGCGAAAAAGGAAGGCCATGAGCTCATCTACGGCGGCAGGCAGGACGGCAGTAAGGGGTTCTTCCTCCAGCCTGCCATCTTCGAAGTCAACCCGTCCGACCAAAGCGGTGAGAGCGATCTCATGACCAAGGAGATATTCGGCCCTTTGTTTGCTGTCCAAACCTACGACGATGCCTCGCCAACTGGCTTTGAGGATGTCTGTGACCTTATTGATAGGACCACTGAGTATGGACTGGCAGGCGCCGTATTTTCCCGTGATAGATATGCTGTTCAAATCGCCTCCGACAGACTCAGGGACTCGGTCGGCATGCTTGTCATCAATGACAAGTGTACGGGAGCCGTCATCGGTGCCAACCCCTTTGGAGGTGCTCGATCTTCGGGCACAAACGA CACT TTTACCATCTCAATCACATCTAATTCGGCCTTGCCTTCATGTCTTTTGCTGCGAACATGGTTCTCAATTTTGAAGAGCGTTTTTCTCGACAAGATGGAAA AGCGTCTTATCACCACCGTCGGTACCAAGGTTTCTAAGCAGCGAGTCGAAAAAGAGCTGTCAGAGCACTCATCAAAGCTTGAAGTGCTCCTCGCAAAGGATAATGTCCGCGCTGTCGAGCAAGCTGATGTGGTCATCCTGGCCTTCAAGCCCGTTAAGAGAGAGGAGGTCTTTGCCGCTCCCGGCATCAAGGAGGCCTTGCGGGGAAAGTTGGTCATTAGTATTATGGCAGGTGTTTCAATCAAGGAGCTTAACCGACTGGCACTTGAACAGGGGGACCCTATTCCAGTTCAGGCTGTCCGTGCCATGCCCAACATGGCCGCTAAGATTCGCCAGGCTGTGACTCTGTATACGGTCAGCGAGGCATCATTCTCTGATAAAAACAAGGATCTTACAGCTTGGGTATTTAGCCAGGTAGGAGAGGCCCAGCAAATTCCCGAGACCAACTTCGACATATCTGCTGTGTTGGTCGGTTGTGCAGGTTCGCTGCTCTTGCTGGCTGTGGACGGTCTGCTCGACGCCGCTGTTGCCGAAGGCGTGAAGCGACCAGAAGCCACCAAGATGGTTGTTAGCAGCGCGATCGGAATGTTGGGATTAGTCCCTGCTGGAAATCACCCAAGTGTGCTACGGGAGAATATTGCTTCACCAGGAGGATGTTCGATCAGGGCGCTACTCgagttggagaagcttgGAGTTAGATCAGCATACACCACTGCAATCCTTACTGCAGCCGAGAAGTCGAAGGGACTGTCAAAGTAG